From a region of the Balaenoptera ricei isolate mBalRic1 chromosome 11, mBalRic1.hap2, whole genome shotgun sequence genome:
- the GNL3 gene encoding guanine nucleotide-binding protein-like 3: MKRPKLKKASKRMTCHKRYKIQKKVREHHRKLRKEAKKRGRKKPRKDPGVPNSAPFKEALLREAELRKQRLEELKQQQKLDRQKEQDKKRRLETDSAVELSNMEPVKEEFGQCKAKKAKSSKQNPKRLYCQELKKVIEASDVVLEVLDARDPLGCRCPQVEEAIVKGGQKKLVLVLNKSDLVPKENLENWLSYLMKELPTVVFKASTNLKDKGKRIKVKKKAAPFKSEVCVGKEGLWKLLGGFQETYGKAIHIGVIGFPNVGKSSIINSLKQERICNVGVSMGLTRYMQVVPLDKQITIIDSPSFIVSPLNSAIALALRSPASIEVVKPMEAASAILSHADARQVVLKYTVPDFKNSLEFFTSFAQRRGLHQKGGSPNVEGAAKLLWSEWTGASLSYFCHPPTSWTPPHFNESIVTDMKWGFNLEELEKNNAHSIRAIRGPRLASSILFQSSGLTNGVIEEKDIPEELPKQKEWKQEEGGDYEDVNTDQECVDEEGDEKSSDMSPAEEACEALPEDSEADKQSAPSFILDKMTEEEDDAYDFSTDYV; this comes from the exons ATGAAGCGGCCGA AGTTAAAGAAAGCAAGTAAACGCATGACCTGCCATAAGCGGTATAAAATCCAAAAAAAG GTTCGAGAGCACCATCGAAAATTGAGGAAAGAGGCTAAAAAACGGGGTCGAAAGAAGCCTAGGAAAGACCCGGGAGTTCCAAACAGTGCTCCTTTTAAGGAGGCTCTTCTTCGGGAAGCTGAGCTAAGGAAACAGCGG CttgaagaactgaaacagcagcAGAAACTtgacaggcagaaggaacaggacAAGAAAAGAAGACTTGAAACTGACTCTGCTGTTGAGCTATCTAACATGGAACCTGTGAAAGAG GAATTTGGGCAATGCAAAGCTAAGAAAGCCAAgtcaagcaaacagaatccgaaGAGGCTGTATTGTCAGGAACTTAAAAAG GTGATTGAAGCCTCAGATGTTGTGCTGGAGGTGTTGGATGCCAGAGATCCTCTTGGTTGCAGGTGTCCCCAGGTAGAAGAAGCCATTGTCAAGGGTGGACAGAAAAAGCTGGTACTTGTATTAAATAAATCAG ATTTGGTACCAAAGGAGAATTTGGAGAACTGGCTAAGTTATTTGATGAAGGAATTGCCAACAGTGGTGTTCAAAGCCTCAACAAATCTGAAGGACAAAGGGAAGAGAATCAAG GTAAAGAAGAAAGCTGCTCCATTCAAAAGTGAAGTCTGTGTTGGAAAAGAAGGCCTTTGGAAGCTTCTTGGAGGTTTTCAGGAGACTTATGGCAAAGCCATTCACATTGGGGTAATTG GTTTCCCAAATGTGGGGAAAAGCAGCATCATCAATAGCTTAAAACAAGAACGGATATGCAATGTTGGTGTATCCATGGGACTTACAAG GTACATGCAGGTTGTCCCCTTGGACAAACAAATCACAATCATAGATAGTCCAAGTTTCATCGTGTCTCCACTTAACTCTGCTATTGCACTCGCTCTGAGAAGTCCAGCAAGTATTGAGGTAGTGAAACCAATGGAGGCTGCTAGTGCCATCCTGTCCCATGCTGATGCTCGACAG gtCGTACTGAAATATACTGTCCCAGACTTTAAGAATTCTCTGGAATTTTTTACTTCATTTGCTCAGAGAAGAGGACTGCACCAAAAAGGTGGAAGCCCAAATGTAGAAGGTGCTGCCAAACTGCTGTGGTCTGAGTGGACAGG TGCCTCCTTAAGTTACTTTTGCCATCCCCCTACATCCTGGACTCCTCCACATTTTAATGAGAGCATTGTGACAGACATGAAATGGGGCTTTAATCTGGAAGAACTGGAAAAGAACAATGCACACAGCATACGAG CCATCAGGGGCCCTCGTTTAGCCAGTAGCATCCTTTTCCAGTCATCGGGTCTGACAAATGGAGTGATAGAGGAAAAGGACATACCTGAAGAATTGCCGAAACAGAAAGAATGGAAGCAGGAGGAGGGGGGGGACTATGAAGATGTCAACACTGACCAGGAATGTGTTGACGAAGAAGGTGAT GAAAAGAGCTCAGACATGTCCCCTGCAGAAGAGGCCTGCGAGGCACTGCCTGAGGACTCTGAAGCAG ATAAGCAGTCTGCACCATCTTTCATCTTGGATAAAATGACTGAAGAGGAAGATGATGCTTATGATTTCAGTACAGATTATGTATAA
- the GLT8D1 gene encoding glycosyltransferase 8 domain-containing protein 1 — protein MSFRKVNIIILVLAVALFLLVLHHNFLGLSSLLRNEVSDSGIVGLQPVDFVPNAPQHAVDGRQEEIPVVIAASEDRLGGAIAAINSIQHNTRSNVIFYIVTLNGTADHLRSWLSSSTLKSIRYKIVNFDTKLLEGKVKEDPDQGESMKPLTFARFYLPILVPSAKKAIYMDDDVIVQGDILALYNTPLKPGHAAAFSEDCDSSSTKVVIRGAGNQYNYIGYLDYKKERIRKLSMKASTCSFNPGVFVANLTEWKRQNITNQLEKWMKLNVEEGLYSRTLAGSITTPPLLIVFYQQHSTIDPMWNVRHLGSSAGKRYSPQFVKAAKLLHWNGHFKPWGRTASYTDVWEKWYIPDPTGKFSLIRRHVEISNIK, from the exons ATGTCATTCCGTAAAG TAAATATTATCATCCTGGTCCTGGCTGTTGCTCTCTTCTTACTGGTTTTGCACCATAACTTCCTCGGCCTGAGCAGTTTGCTGAGGAACGAGGTTTCAG ATTCAGGAATTGTGGGGCTTCAGCCTGTAGACTTTGTCCCAAATGCTCCCCAACACGCGGTAGACGGGAGACAAGAGGAGATTCCTGTGGTCATTGCTGCATCTGAAGATAGGCTTGGGGGGGCCATTGCAGCCATAAACAGCATTCAGCACAACACTCGCTCCAATGTGATTTTCTACATTGTTACACTCAACGGTACAGCAGACCATCTCCG GTCCTGGCTCAGCAGCAGTACCCTGAAAAGCATCAGGTACAAAATTGTGAATTTTGACACTAAACTTTTGGAAGGGAAAGTAAAGGAGGATCCTGACCAGGGGGAATCCATGAAACCA ttAACCTTTGCAAGGTTCTACTTGCCAATTCTGGTTCCCAGCGCAAAGAAGGCCATATATATGGACGATGATGTAATTGTGCAAG GTGATATTCTTGCCCTGTACAATACACCACTGAAGCCGGGACATGCAGCTGCATTTTCAGAAGATTGTGATTCATCCTCTACTAAAGTTGTCATCCGTGGAGCAGGGAACCAG TACAATTACATTGGATATCTTgactataaaaaggaaagaattcgTAAGCTTTCCATGAAAGCCAGCACCTGCTCATTTAATCCTGGAGTTTTTGTTGCAAACTTGACAGAATGGAAAAGACAGAATATAACTAACCAGCTGGAAAAATGGATGAAACTCAACGTAGA AGAAGGGCTGTACAGTAGAACACTGGCTGGCAGCATCACAACACCACCTCTGCTGATCGTATTTTATCAACAGCACTCCACCATCGACCCTATGTGGAATGTTCGCCACCTTG GTTCCAGTGCTGGAAAACGATATTCACCCCAGTTTGTTAAGGCTGCCAAGCTACTCCACTGGAATGGGCACTTTAAGCCATGGGGAAGAACTGCTTCATATACTGATGTCTGGGAAAAATGGTATATTCCGGACCCAACAGGCAAATTCAGCCTAATCCGAAGACATGTGGAGATCtcaaatataaagtaa
- the SPCS1 gene encoding signal peptidase complex subunit 1: MLEHLSSLPTQMDYKGQKLAEQMFQGIILFSAIVGFIYGYVAEQFGWTVYIVMAGFAFSCLLTLPPWPIYRRHPLKWLPVQDSGTEDKKPGERKIKRHAKNN, encoded by the exons ATGTTGGAGCATCTGAGCTCCCTGCCCACGCAAATG GATTACAAGGGCCAGAAGCTAGCTGAACAGATGTTTCAgggcattattcttttttctgca ATAGTTGGATTTATCTACGGGTACGTGGCTGAACAGTTCGGGTGGACTGTCTATATAGTTATGGCGGGATTTGCTTTTTCGTGTTTG CTGACACTTCCTCCGTGGCCCATTTATCGCCGGCACCCCCTCAAGTGGTTACCTGTTCAAGACTCAGGCACAGAAGACAAGAAACcaggggaaagaaaaattaagagacaTGCTAAAAATAATTGA